CTGCACAAGGGCATGCCCTTGGCCAGCGGTCTCGGCTCCAGCGCCGCCAGCGCGGTGGCGGCGGTCACCGCGGCCAACGCCCTGCTCCGCCTAGACCGGTCTCAGGAAGACCTGCTGCGCTGTGTGCTGGAGGCGGAGCGCAGCGCCTGCGGCTCGGCCCACGGTGACAACGCCGCCCCGTCCCTTTACGGCGGCTTCGTTTTGGTCCGCGGCGCCGGCGGTGCCAACCCGCGGGTGGACCCTCTGCCGGTGGCCGACGACCTCTTCTGCGCTCTCCTCCATCCCCACGTGGCGGTGGAGACCGGCGCCGCCCGGGCGCTGCTGGGAGACCGGGTGCCGCTGGCGGCGGCGGTGGTTCAATGGGGCAATACGGCGGCTCTTACCGCGGGCCTCTTCCGCGACGACGACGAGCTCCTCGCCAGTGCCCTGGAGGACGCCATCGCCGAGCCCCTACGCGCCGGCAATGTCCCCGGCTTCGCCGACCTGCGGCAGGCGGCCCTCGACCACGGCGCCCTGGGAGCGGGCCTCTCCGGCTCCGGCCCCACCCTCTTCGCCCTCTGCCGCGGCCGACGGCGAGCCCGGCAGATCGCTGACGCCATGGCCCGGGCGCTGGAGCCCCACGGCGTCGAAGGAGACACCTTGGTCACCCCCGTGGGCGCCCCGGGCGCTCGCGTGCTGGCCCGGGGAGAAGAACCATGCGCTACCTGAGCACCGGCGGCAAAGCCCCGGCGGTGGATCTGCGCACTGCCCTCTTCCGCTCCTTGGCACCGGACGGCGGCCTCTACCTGCCCGAGAGCCTGCCCCGCTGGCCCCAGCTCGGAGAGGTGGCCGCGGACGCTCCACTCTCCACCACCGCCCGCCGTCTGGCGCCGCCGCTGCTGCCGGACCTGCCGAAGGAAGTGGTGGAGTCGCTGGTGGACGACGCCCTGGACTTCCCGGTGCCGCTGGTGCCGGTGGCGGAAGCCACCTACATCCTGGAGCTCTTCCACGGCCCCACCCTCGCCTTCAAGGATGTCGGAGCCCGCACCATGGCGCGGCTCTTCGCTCATCTCCAGGGTGAGGCAAGCTCCGAGCCGCTGACGGTGCTGGTGGCCACCTCCGGCGATACCGGCAGCGCCGTGGCCCAGGCCTTTTTGGGAGTTCCGGGGACCCGAGTCGTGGTGCTCTACCCCAAGGGCAAGGTGAGCCGCGTGCAAGAGTGTCAATTCACCACCCTGGGGGAGAATGTCCATGCCCTGGCGGTGTCGGGAACCTTCGACGACTGCCAGCGGATGGTCAAAGCGGCCTTCGCCGACACCGAGCTCAGCCGCCAGCTGCGCCTGACCTCCGCCAACTCCATCAATCTCGGCCGGCTACTGCCCCAAAGCTTCTACTACGCCCACGGCGCGGCCCAGCTCCTCCGCCAGCTTGCCGGCCAGCTTGAGGGCCGCACCGACAGCCCCGAACCGCCCGTCTTCGTCGTCCCCAGCGGCAATTTCGGCAACCTCACCGCCGGCCTGCTGGCCCAGCGCATGGGAGTCGAGGCGGGCGCCTTCGTCGCCGCCACCAACGTCAACGACGTGGTCCCCGAGTACCTGGAGGAAGGAATCTTCCGCCCGCGCCCGTCCCAGGCCACCCTGTCCAACGCCATGGACGTGGGCAACCCCTCCAACTTCGACCGCATCCTGTGGCTCTATGACGGGGATCGGGACGCCATCCTCCGAGACCTGCGCGGGGCGCGGGTCACCGACGAAGAGACCCGGGAGACCATCCGGCGGGTCCACCAGACCACCGGTTACCTCCTGGATCCCCACACGGCGGTGGGCTGGGCGGGGCTGGAAGAGCTGCGGAGCCAAGGAAGAGTGCCCCGAGACGAACCCGCCATCCTCCTGGCCACCGCCCATCCGGCCAAATTCGGCGAGACCGTAGAACCCCTGGTCAAGGCAGAGATTCCCCTGCCGGAGCGACTGAAGGAATGCCTGAAACGCCCCAGCCGGGCTCGGGACTTGGAGCCCGAGGCGCCGGCGCTGGAGGCTTTTCTTCGGGGTCTCTAGGAGCCCGTCAGGTCGCCACCGCCGTCGGCCGCACCGGGGGTTGTTGACGCTGCCGGCTGCGCCAGCGGCGCACGGCGGCGAGGGCGAGGCTCACCAGGGCGACGAAGAGCGCCAGCCCGACGAAGGGCAGCAGTAGCGACAGGATGGCGAAGCTGATGGAGCCGCCGGCCTCGGCGGTGGAGATCAGCGGATTGGCCAGCCCGCCGGTGGCGGCGGAGGACAGGCCCCGTACGGCCGCCAGCCCGGTGTGCACTGCCCCGGCGGCACCGCCGCCGGCGATCACCGCCAGGCTCCACTTGAGCATGGGATCCATGCCCACCACCGCCGAAGCGGTGACGATGGTCCCGGCGACCACGGCGGCGGGAGCCCCCAGGGTGTCGAGGAAGTTGTCCAACCAGGGCAGGTAGTAGGCACCGATCTCCAGCAGCGTGGCGATGGCGAGGACGGTGAGCGCCGGCCAGGTGCCGATCCAGGCGAAGCTGTCCATCAGCTCCAGATATCCGGACAGGCTAGCGATGCTCATCATCAGCAGGGGCACGAAGATGCGGAAGCCACAGGCCGCCGCAAGCCCCAGCCCGAGGGAGAGGCTGAGCAGGGTCTCGAGAGTGGTGATGTCGGTTTCCATAATGCCCAAGACTACGACATCGGGGTTGATTTTGATTCAGGGCGGGTGGGAAGGTTGCGATCCCAGTAGCCAACGACGGCGATTCCACCATCCCCGCCCGGGGATCCAATCCCCAGGCTACTCAAGTTCCGCCGGCTCTGCCGGCTTCGGAGCTCCAGCTCGGCAGGATTTTCCTCAGGGAGCCGGATTCATCCGGCGGTGCCTACTTAGCCCCGGGATTGATCCCGGGGCGGGGGTGCCTCATCGACGCAGCCTCCTACCTGCTCCTACGGTCTCCAAATCCACCCCCGTCACTCCCGCGAAGGCGGGAGTCCACACCTTGCTGGGGAGACCGCGCCGACGATCCAGGCAGACCTTCCAGAAGCGATAGCTCAAAGCAGGCCACCCTCACGACTCACCACCGCGTGGATTCCCGCCTTCGCGGGAATGACGACGAGGCTATTGCAGCGCGCCACCCAAAGAAGCAGGGACAGGAACTCCACCACCTCCGCCCGGGGAGAAAAACCCTGGGTTCCTCAGTGTTTGCTGTCTCCGGAGGCCTTGCGCCGTCGGCGGCGCAGCAAAGACCACCAGGATTCGAGCTCCGGTAGCCGGAAGGCCGCCGCGGCGCCGAGGTAGAGGGCGGCGTAGACCGCCAGCACCAGCATCGCCTGGAAGGCTACGTGCCAGGCCGGCAGGACCAGCCACAGCAGCACCGCCGGCACGCCGGCAGCCAGGGCCAGCAGAAGAAAGCGCCCCGGTGGCGCCACCGGCGGCGGTGCCGGCAGGCGCGTCGCCAGCACCCGGCGTAAGCTCACCAGCTCCACCCACGACCCCACCGCCGAGCCCACCGCCAGCCCCACTGCGCCGAGGAAGAGCACGTCCGGCCCCAGCCCTCCGGAGGACACCACCTGCCCCACCGTGTCCGAGACCGTAAAGTGATCCAGCCAGAGCATCAACCCGGCGCCGATGGCGCTGCCGACGGCGACCCGCAGCGCCGCCACCTTGGCCGGCGAGCGGGTGTCGCCGAGGGCGTAGAAGAGATTCTGCAGCAGCCGGGAGGCAGTGCTCGCCGGCAAGCCCAGGCTGTAGGCCGCCAGCACCAGGTAGACCAGCCATTGGTCGGTGACCGAGAACTCGCCGCTGCGGTACAGCAGCCCCGTCACCAGATAGCCGAAGATTAGATATCCCACCGCCGTCGGCAAGACCAGGAAGGACATCTGCCGCAGGGAGCGGCGGGTGCGCTGGAGCAGCCGGTCCGCCGGGCCGTCGGCGACCCGGGCTAGCTCCGGCAGCTCCGCCGCTGCCACCGAGATACCGAAGAGGCTCACCGGCAGGGCGTAGAGAAAGGAGCCCCAGCGAATGGCGGAGATGGCGCCGACGGCGAGAAAGGAAGCCAAGAAGTGGTCCAGATAGAGGGAGAGCTGCACCACCCCGCGCCCCGCCAACACGGGCCCGAAGGCGCGTAGAGACTCCCGCACCCCCGCCACCCGGGTCGACACCGAGATGCGCAGGCCGGTGAGCAGCCGCAAGGCCAGGGGCAGCTGGACGAGGAATTGGAGCAGCCCCCCCACCAGGGCGCCGGCGCAGGTGACCAGCAGCACCCGGGAGGCGGCGTCGATGCCGGCGGTGGGCCCCAGCCAAAGGGCACCAGCAGTGCCCAGGGTGGCGATGATGGAGACGTTCCACAGCACCGGCGCGAAATACGACAGGAAGAAGCGGCGGTGGCTGTTGAGCACCCCCAGGCACCAGGCGCTGAGCATCAGCAGGCCGGTCATGGGGAAGATCCAGCGCACCGCCCGCACCGACAGCTCGAACCGATTCACCTCCATGGTTCCCGCCGCCACCTGCGCCGCGTCGTTGAGATAGCCGGTGGCGAAGATGGCTACGATGGGCCGCGCCAGGAGGATCCCGGCGACGCTGAGGGCCGCCGCCAGAGCCAACAACAGCCCGAAGACGGCCCCGGCGAAGCGCCCCGCTTCCTCCTCCCGCCCCTGCTCCACCATGCGGGCGTAGATGGGGATGAAGGCCGCCGAAAGGGTTTGCTCGCCGAACAGGACCTGGAGCACGTTGGGGCCCCGAAAGGCCGTGGTGAAAACGTCGGTGAAGGCGCTGCCGCCAAAGAAGTGGGCGATGACCCGCTCGCGCACGAAGCCGACGATGCGGCTGGAGAAGATGCCCGCCGCCACCACGGCGGCGCGGCTCCCTCCCCCGCCGGAAGCCTCGGCGGGGGGTTGCTCGGCGTGAGGTTCTGCGCCACGGGACTCGGCTGGCTGGACCTCGACGGGCTGGGCCTCGGCGGGGCTGGACTCGGAGGGCTCCCTCACGCCCGCTGTCTCACCGCCTGCGCCACCGCCGGATTGCGCTTGATGGCCTTGCGGTCCGCCGGTGACAAGGTCGAAACCAGCCGTGCCGCCACCTGCCGCGGGGTCTTGGGATTCTGCACCAGAGCCAATCGCACCGGATATTGGGAGGTCCAGGCGGAGGTCTTGCCGATGGCCTCCAGGGCCCGGCGGGGGGCGATCTTGCTGCGAGCGATCTCCAGCACCGTGGCGGAGTCCAGCTGGCGGCCCTCGAGGCAGCGCAGCACCAGGGCCTCGTCGCGGAAGAAGTCGCTCCACAGCTGTTTGAGCAACGGTCGGCCGTGGCGCCGCACCGCCGCCACCTTCTCACCGCCGCCCATGGCCCGGAAGCGGGTCTGGAGGCTCGACCGAGCCTTGGATTTGACCTCCAGATGGCGCACCCTGGGGCTGGAGAGCACGGTGAGCAGATCCCCCAGCTGGCCGATGGTACCGACGATCTCCAGCTGCGCCGCCGCCGGTGCCGACGGACATTGGAGCAGCGCCCGCCGCACCAGCGGCCGGCGGAAGAGGCGCTTGTCGCGGTAGATGGCCTGGGCCACCCGCGGCCCCGCCCGCCGGGCCACCCCCGCCGCCAGATTGTCCGGCAGCGCCGGGTTGGAGAGCAGCGCCAGCTGCACCTCTTCGTCCAGCTCTCCCGACAACACCCGCAGAAGATCGTGATCGTCGCTGGTGGCCGCCAGCTGGAGCTCCCGTTCGCGGGTGGCGAGATCCGCCGGAGCCGCTTCCTCGTCCTCCTCCGGCGGCGCTTCCTCGGCGGCAGGGGGTTGCGGCGTGGGCTCTTCGGCAACGGGTTCTTCGGCAACAGGCTCTTCCGCAACGGGTGCTTCCAGCCGCAGCTCTTCTTCCGAAGGTTCCTCTTCCGAGGGCGCCGAAGGATGGGGCTCCGGCAGCTCCGGCAGCGGCATCTCGCCGGTGAGGGGAGCGAAGAGGGAGGCGATCTCCGGATCCATCTCCGGAAGAGCGTCCGTCGGCTCCTCCACAGGGGCCGGCTCCGCGGCGGCGGGCTCCTCCACCACCGGCGGCGCAACGTCGGTCTCCGGCTCCACCGACTCCGCGGTCGGGGTCGTCGGAGGAGCCGCCTCGGCGGCCGGCGCCTCGGGCTCCTCCTGGCCTTCGAAGAGAGCCTGGAGATCCTGCTCTGCCGAAACCTCCGGCGGCGGCTCGGGGACCGGCGGCGGCGCCTCCGCTTTCGGTGCCCCCGGCTTGGCGCGGGAGGAAGACAGGCTGTAGGCCCGCTCCCGCACCACCGTCCGATCGTGACCGTCGAGGGTGCGGAAGAGCTGGCGCACATCCTCCTGAATCTCCTGCCGCTCCTCGGCGGAGATGTGGGGAGAGTCCATCTCCCGCATCAGATCGAAGATGGCGATCTGCTTTTCCAGCTCCTGCCGGTGCTCCTGCGGGGTGTGATCGTTGCGCAGGAGCGCTTCTTTGATCTCCCAATCGTCGAACCAGCGCTGGTTCAAGCAGATGAAGTTGAGCACCGACTCGGCCTCGATCCAGGCGGCGATACGCTGCACCACACCTTGATCCGAGGCGCCGTGGGCTGCCGCGGTCTGCAGGCTCTCGAGCAACTTGAGGTACGAGATCTCCTGCTCAGAGAGCTCTCTTTCCGTCGCTGCTTCGTCTTCTCGTCGGTCCATCGTTACGTGCCGGGGAGGCCCTGTTTGTGCCGTCTTCGGGTCGCTCGCATGGTAGCACTGAACCGCCTTGCTGAGGGCGCCGAAGGCAGTCTACCGTCCTGGCGAAGGGAGCCCGAGCACCGTGGTATCCTCTGGGACCCGTGAGCGAAGCCGTCGACATTCTCCACCGGGCCTTCGAAGAGGTGGGTTCCGGCCTCCTGCTGGTGGTCACCGGCGCTGGCGTCAGCGTCGCCAGCGGCATCCCCACCTTCCGCGGCGACGACCCCGGGGCCATCTGGAAGCGGGACGTCACCGAGCTCGGCACCTATGCCTACTTCCGGGAGGATCCGGTGGGTTCCTGGCGCTGGTATCTGAGCCGCTTCGAGCGGGTTCTAGGAGCCGAGCCCAACGATGCCCACCGCGCCCTGGCGGCCTTGGAGCGCTGGCAGGTGGCCCGGGGCGGGGATTTTCTGCTGGTGACCCAGAACATCGACACCCTGCACGAGGACGCCGGCTCCCAGCGCCTGGTCAAGGTTCACGGCACCGCCGACCGCGTGCGGTGCGCCACCGACGGCTGCCGGCTGGGCGCCCCGGGGGGCTCCATCCCCCGTTCGGAGATCGACCTCGGCCCGTTCTTGGAGAAGCCCGCCGCCGAGCACCTGCCCCGTTGCCCCCAATGCGGCGACGTTCTGCGCCAGCACGTGCTGTGGTTCGACGAGTACTACCAGGGGCACAGCGACTACCAATTCTCCCGCGTGCAGCAAGCCCTCGAGCGCATGGCGTTGGTACTCTTCGTCGGCACCTCCTTCTCCGTCGGCGTCACCGAGATGGCGCTGCGCTCGGGCATTTTGTGGAAGACCCCCATGTACTCCATCGACCCCTCCGCGACGGTGCGGATGAACCGCCTCACCAGCCTCGACGCCCAGGCGGAGACACTGCTGCCCCAGGTGTGCGAGGCCCTCGGGGCAGAGCTTGGCAGCCCATGGTAAAAGTCGAGCCGCGCTGCGAGCGGTCCTTTTCCGCCGAATCTTCGTTCGAAAACCTCGCCGATACCCGCATCGCCTGCGGTTTTCCGGCCTTGATTCGGCGAAAAATTGCTCGCTCTCGCTGGCGTCTGACTTTTGCCACGGGCTGTTGGAGATTCAGCTCGGACTTGACACACTAACGACCTTTCATGTTTAAGTATCGGCGTCCGTCCCTGGCACGATCCCCGAATGGTTCGGCCGCACAGGTTTGAATTTTTATCGACTGCGATTCAGCAATGATCGGAGGGCAGCATGAAGTTGGGTGACGTTCTGAAGAAGGAACGCGAGAAGAAGGGGGTTTCCGTCGAAGACACGGCCTCCCACCTGAAGGTCTCTCAGGAGCACTACGAGGCCATGGAAGCGGGAGAATCAGAGGCGGAAGAGTGGGGCCCCCTGCTAGCGCAGATCGCCATCAAGCTGGAGACTCCTACGGCTCGCCTGCTGAGCGAGACCGGACGCTCCGAGGATGCCAAGGAGGGCGAGTGCGGCTCGCTCGTCACCAAGCATCGGGAACGCCATGAGCTGACCACCGAGGCCATGGCCGACCATCTGGAGATCTCCCAGGAAGAGTACGAGAAGATCGAGAGCGGAGACTCGGCCCTGGAGCAGATCGGACCGCAGCTTCTGCGCTTCGCCGAGCTCATCGAGCAGCCGGTGTTCAACCTCTTCTACCCCTGCGGTCTGCCGTTCCAGGAGCTGGACGACTACCCGTAAGGAACCCTCTCGCCGAGTCGCGGGTTCTCTGCAACCAGCAGCTTGCGGAGTCTGGGGCCTCGCCATCCGGCGGGCCCCTTTTTCGTGTGCGCTTTCTCGAGGAAGGACCGATGCCCGCGGAAGCGCCTTCAGCGCACAAAAAAAAGCGACCTCGGCATTCCGAGATCGCTTCCTGGCCGCAGTCTGCGACAATCGCGCTGACGGCCTCTGACAAGACGATGGCCCGACCAATGGCCAGACACCGAAGTGTCAGATCGCCGCGACGGGAGCAGCCCCCCCAAGTTTTGCCACCGTCGCGGCGAAAGCTCATGCCCGGTTGCCGCTGTCTCGCGCCTGCGGGCCGAACTCACGGAACTACTAGAGCAAGCGCCGTGCCAACCTTCTGAGAATCGAGAGAATCCCTGTATCTAGGGCCTTTCGCGCCTTCGCCCCAAGATCCTCCTGACGAAGCTGACAATCTTCGGCAACCCCACCCCGGGGGTAGGTGACAAGGATTGTCGCTACCGTCAGGAAATCTCCCCGGAAGAACCCCCCGAGGTCTCCGAAGTCTCCTCTGGAGCCCCCCTGACAGCCTTGGCTCCGACGGGGATCTCGTCCTCGATCTCGAGGAAACGGCGCAGCCAGGCGGTGCCGAAATAGAACGGCACCGTATCCACCCCTGCCGCCAGCACCTTGAAGACGTAGCCGGTGAGAATGAAGACCCAGAGCTGAGGCCAGATGGCCTGCTGGCCGTCCACCGGCAGCGCCCCGGCATAGAAGTGGGTGATGGTGATCACCGCGAAGCTATCGACGAATTGGCTGACCATGGTGGAGCCGTTGTTGCGCAGCCAGAGATGCCGGCCCCGGGTCAGCCGCTTCCAGAAGTGAAAGACGTGAACATCGCAAAGCTGGGCTGCCAGGTAGGCGATCATCGACGCCGCCACCGCTCCCAAGGTTAGGGTCCGTACCTCGAAGAAGACCGGTAGCCGCCCGGCGGCGTCGGGCACCGCCTGGTCGAAACCCGGTAGCAGCCCGCCGACCCAGACGATGAAGACCAGCCACAGGTTGACCAACAATCCCACCCACACCATGGCGTTGGCTCGGCGGCGGCCATAGATCTCGGACACGAAGTCGGTGCACAGGAAGGTCAGCGGATAGGGCAGAACTCCCACCGCCAGGGGTACCGGCACGGTGCGACCGAAGATCTCGAAGCTGAGATCCAAGAAGCGGGTCACCCCCAGGATGTTGAGCATGGTCATGGAGCCGATGAACAGGCCGGTGAGGACCAGGAAGACTCCTTCCCGCCGTCGCTGGAGCTCCGCCGCCCGCGGTGAGGAGGCGCTCGTCGGGTCGTACATGGAGAAGGAGGATAGCCTATTCCAGGAGCTTGCTGAAAAAGTCAGTCGCAAGCGAGAGCGTGAAATTTTCGAGCAGAATCGAGGCGGAGAACCGCAGGCGATTCGGGAATCGTCGAGGTTCGACAACGAAGATTCGGCCGAAAAGAG
This Acidobacteriota bacterium DNA region includes the following protein-coding sequences:
- the thrC gene encoding threonine synthase, which translates into the protein MRYLSTGGKAPAVDLRTALFRSLAPDGGLYLPESLPRWPQLGEVAADAPLSTTARRLAPPLLPDLPKEVVESLVDDALDFPVPLVPVAEATYILELFHGPTLAFKDVGARTMARLFAHLQGEASSEPLTVLVATSGDTGSAVAQAFLGVPGTRVVVLYPKGKVSRVQECQFTTLGENVHALAVSGTFDDCQRMVKAAFADTELSRQLRLTSANSINLGRLLPQSFYYAHGAAQLLRQLAGQLEGRTDSPEPPVFVVPSGNFGNLTAGLLAQRMGVEAGAFVAATNVNDVVPEYLEEGIFRPRPSQATLSNAMDVGNPSNFDRILWLYDGDRDAILRDLRGARVTDEETRETIRRVHQTTGYLLDPHTAVGWAGLEELRSQGRVPRDEPAILLATAHPAKFGETVEPLVKAEIPLPERLKECLKRPSRARDLEPEAPALEAFLRGL
- a CDS encoding helix-turn-helix domain-containing protein; translation: MKLGDVLKKEREKKGVSVEDTASHLKVSQEHYEAMEAGESEAEEWGPLLAQIAIKLETPTARLLSETGRSEDAKEGECGSLVTKHRERHELTTEAMADHLEISQEEYEKIESGDSALEQIGPQLLRFAELIEQPVFNLFYPCGLPFQELDDYP
- a CDS encoding Sir2 family NAD-dependent protein deacetylase, with translation MSEAVDILHRAFEEVGSGLLLVVTGAGVSVASGIPTFRGDDPGAIWKRDVTELGTYAYFREDPVGSWRWYLSRFERVLGAEPNDAHRALAALERWQVARGGDFLLVTQNIDTLHEDAGSQRLVKVHGTADRVRCATDGCRLGAPGGSIPRSEIDLGPFLEKPAAEHLPRCPQCGDVLRQHVLWFDEYYQGHSDYQFSRVQQALERMALVLFVGTSFSVGVTEMALRSGILWKTPMYSIDPSATVRMNRLTSLDAQAETLLPQVCEALGAELGSPW
- a CDS encoding DUF4126 domain-containing protein, whose product is METDITTLETLLSLSLGLGLAAACGFRIFVPLLMMSIASLSGYLELMDSFAWIGTWPALTVLAIATLLEIGAYYLPWLDNFLDTLGAPAAVVAGTIVTASAVVGMDPMLKWSLAVIAGGGAAGAVHTGLAAVRGLSSAATGGLANPLISTAEAGGSISFAILSLLLPFVGLALFVALVSLALAAVRRWRSRQRQQPPVRPTAVAT
- the murJ gene encoding murein biosynthesis integral membrane protein MurJ; this encodes MREPSESSPAEAQPVEVQPAESRGAEPHAEQPPAEASGGGGSRAAVVAAGIFSSRIVGFVRERVIAHFFGGSAFTDVFTTAFRGPNVLQVLFGEQTLSAAFIPIYARMVEQGREEEAGRFAGAVFGLLLALAAALSVAGILLARPIVAIFATGYLNDAAQVAAGTMEVNRFELSVRAVRWIFPMTGLLMLSAWCLGVLNSHRRFFLSYFAPVLWNVSIIATLGTAGALWLGPTAGIDAASRVLLVTCAGALVGGLLQFLVQLPLALRLLTGLRISVSTRVAGVRESLRAFGPVLAGRGVVQLSLYLDHFLASFLAVGAISAIRWGSFLYALPVSLFGISVAAAELPELARVADGPADRLLQRTRRSLRQMSFLVLPTAVGYLIFGYLVTGLLYRSGEFSVTDQWLVYLVLAAYSLGLPASTASRLLQNLFYALGDTRSPAKVAALRVAVGSAIGAGLMLWLDHFTVSDTVGQVVSSGGLGPDVLFLGAVGLAVGSAVGSWVELVSLRRVLATRLPAPPPVAPPGRFLLLALAAGVPAVLLWLVLPAWHVAFQAMLVLAVYAALYLGAAAAFRLPELESWWSLLRRRRRKASGDSKH
- a CDS encoding homoserine kinase; amino-acid sequence: LHKGMPLASGLGSSAASAVAAVTAANALLRLDRSQEDLLRCVLEAERSACGSAHGDNAAPSLYGGFVLVRGAGGANPRVDPLPVADDLFCALLHPHVAVETGAARALLGDRVPLAAAVVQWGNTAALTAGLFRDDDELLASALEDAIAEPLRAGNVPGFADLRQAALDHGALGAGLSGSGPTLFALCRGRRRARQIADAMARALEPHGVEGDTLVTPVGAPGARVLARGEEPCAT
- a CDS encoding queuosine precursor transporter, giving the protein MYDPTSASSPRAAELQRRREGVFLVLTGLFIGSMTMLNILGVTRFLDLSFEIFGRTVPVPLAVGVLPYPLTFLCTDFVSEIYGRRRANAMVWVGLLVNLWLVFIVWVGGLLPGFDQAVPDAAGRLPVFFEVRTLTLGAVAASMIAYLAAQLCDVHVFHFWKRLTRGRHLWLRNNGSTMVSQFVDSFAVITITHFYAGALPVDGQQAIWPQLWVFILTGYVFKVLAAGVDTVPFYFGTAWLRRFLEIEDEIPVGAKAVRGAPEETSETSGGSSGEIS